Proteins co-encoded in one Acidobacteriota bacterium genomic window:
- a CDS encoding CCA tRNA nucleotidyltransferase, which yields MAESAKPESSNPHYAAARNIADTLRQAGHQAYLAGGCVRDLLLGLAPKDYDVATSATPDAVLALFPNKKALTVGAHFGVVLICEPKKESGEDISTEVATFRHDGAYSDGRHPDAVRFSTDPREDVLRRDFTINGMLLDTTAYDQTGDVAQATLDYVGGRDDLAAGIIRAIGDPTLRFTEDKLRMMRAVRFAARLGFEIEPATEAAIRKLAAEITAVIPERIRDELTLILTEGGARKGFELLDQLGLLPHILPEVQKLHGVEQPPEYHPEGDVWIHTMLLLDNLPAGVSPTLAWGALLHDIGKPATFRPPDPAVANDRIRFNGHVEVGVRIAEAILSRLRFSSEESEQIVALVKNHMRFGDVRHMREATLKRFLRLPHFEEHLALHRMDCLSSHGDLSLYDYTKRRYESAPPEEIRPKLFLTGRELIAEGYQPGPHFKKMLEAAEDAQLEGTVASLSDALRFVRKRFGAPDRA from the coding sequence ATGGCAGAGTCAGCCAAGCCCGAGTCCTCCAATCCGCACTACGCCGCCGCGCGCAACATTGCCGACACGCTGCGCCAGGCCGGTCATCAGGCGTACCTGGCAGGCGGCTGCGTGCGCGATCTCCTGCTCGGTCTGGCTCCGAAGGACTACGACGTCGCCACAAGCGCAACCCCTGATGCCGTCCTCGCCCTCTTCCCCAACAAGAAAGCCCTCACCGTAGGCGCGCACTTCGGCGTCGTCCTGATCTGCGAACCGAAAAAAGAGAGCGGCGAGGACATCTCCACCGAGGTCGCCACCTTTCGCCACGACGGAGCCTACTCCGACGGGCGCCACCCCGATGCAGTGCGTTTCTCCACAGACCCCCGCGAAGACGTGCTTCGCCGCGACTTCACCATCAACGGTATGCTGCTCGACACGACTGCCTACGATCAGACAGGCGATGTGGCGCAGGCAACGCTCGACTACGTCGGCGGCCGCGACGATCTCGCCGCAGGCATTATTCGCGCCATCGGCGATCCCACTCTGCGCTTTACTGAAGACAAGCTGCGCATGATGCGTGCGGTACGTTTCGCCGCGCGTCTCGGCTTCGAGATCGAGCCTGCGACGGAAGCAGCCATTCGCAAGCTCGCTGCTGAGATTACAGCTGTCATCCCCGAGCGCATCCGCGACGAGCTCACCCTCATCCTCACCGAGGGAGGCGCCCGCAAAGGCTTCGAGCTGCTCGATCAACTCGGCCTGCTTCCGCACATCCTGCCTGAGGTTCAGAAGCTTCATGGTGTCGAACAGCCGCCGGAGTATCACCCTGAGGGCGACGTCTGGATTCACACCATGCTCCTGCTCGACAACCTCCCCGCCGGAGTCTCGCCCACGCTCGCCTGGGGAGCGCTGCTCCACGATATCGGCAAACCGGCGACCTTCCGCCCACCCGATCCCGCCGTCGCCAACGATCGCATTCGCTTCAACGGACACGTCGAGGTCGGCGTGCGCATCGCAGAGGCGATTCTCTCGCGTCTCCGATTTTCTTCGGAAGAGAGCGAACAGATCGTCGCTCTTGTGAAGAATCACATGCGCTTTGGCGATGTCCGGCACATGCGCGAGGCCACGCTCAAGCGCTTTCTGCGCCTGCCGCACTTCGAGGAACATCTCGCGCTTCACCGCATGGACTGCCTCTCCTCGCACGGCGACCTGAGCCTCTACGACTACACAAAGCGGCGATACGAATCCGCCCCGCCAGAGGAGATCCGGCCAAAGCTCTTTCTTACCGGTCGCGAGTTGATCGCCGAAGGCTATCAGCCTGGCCCTCACTTCAAGAAGATGCTCGAAGCGGCAGAAGACGCACAGCTTGAGGGCACGGTCGCCAGCCTCTCCGACGCGCTACGCTTTGTCCGGAAGCGATTCGGCGCGCCAGACCGAGCGTGA